One stretch of Halobaculum marinum DNA includes these proteins:
- a CDS encoding nuclear transport factor 2 family protein: MTHTATARAYYRAIDDGEYDALADLLAPEFVHERPDRTISGRASFVSFMRERRPRTDTEHSVDAMYAPVAGPASEAVARGRLRGSDGEDLFGFVDVFAFASAEPDASIDRLTTYTR; this comes from the coding sequence GTGACACACACGGCGACCGCCCGGGCGTACTACCGTGCCATCGACGACGGCGAGTACGACGCCCTCGCCGACCTCCTCGCGCCCGAGTTCGTCCACGAGCGGCCGGACCGAACGATCTCGGGGCGTGCGTCGTTCGTGTCGTTCATGCGAGAGCGACGGCCTCGAACCGACACCGAACACTCGGTCGACGCGATGTACGCGCCGGTGGCGGGACCAGCCTCCGAAGCCGTCGCTCGCGGGCGACTCCGCGGCAGCGACGGGGAGGACCTGTTCGGCTTCGTCGACGTGTTCGCGTTCGCGTCGGCGGAACCGGACGCATCGATCGATCGGCTCACGACGTACACGCGCTGA
- the serS gene encoding serine--tRNA ligase has translation MISRQFLREHPEEVREGIANKGVDVDLDRILELDEEWRDLKGRGDTLRHERNEVSSKIGRLKQEGKEEEAQAAIDESQALKTELQEIEDRADELEDELHDAMLHLPQIPDDDVPVGEDESENVEVRREGFDDLRDLPSEVTPHYDLGEDLDILDFDRGAKVSGGGFYFAKGEGAMLEHALIQFFLEVHREQGYTDVFPPIPVNSKSMEGTGQFPKFVEDAYRVGDENADKIEDDDLWLLPTAEVPVTNMYRDEILLDDDLPVKHQAYSPNFRREAGEHGTETRGIVRVHQFNKVEMVNFVRPENSEERFEHLVEEAEEVLKRLGLPYRILEMCTGDLGFTQAKKYDIEVWAPGDDMDDGPEQGGRWLEVSSVSNFRDFQARRAGLRFRPERHESAEYLHTLNGSGVAVPRVVVAILEYFQNDDGTVDVPEPLQPYMGGREVIEGSEKIGESAVGAGEKE, from the coding sequence ATGATTTCGAGACAGTTCCTCCGCGAGCATCCGGAGGAGGTCCGCGAGGGCATCGCCAACAAGGGCGTCGACGTGGACCTCGACCGGATCCTGGAACTGGACGAGGAGTGGCGCGACCTCAAGGGTCGCGGCGACACGCTGCGCCACGAGCGCAACGAGGTGTCGTCGAAGATCGGCCGACTGAAACAGGAGGGGAAGGAGGAGGAGGCGCAAGCGGCCATCGACGAGAGCCAGGCGCTCAAGACTGAACTCCAAGAGATCGAGGATCGCGCCGACGAGTTGGAGGACGAACTCCACGACGCGATGCTCCACCTCCCGCAGATCCCCGACGACGACGTGCCCGTCGGCGAGGACGAGTCGGAGAACGTCGAGGTGCGCCGCGAAGGGTTCGACGACCTGCGCGACCTCCCGAGCGAGGTGACCCCTCACTACGATCTGGGCGAGGATCTGGACATCCTCGACTTCGACCGCGGCGCGAAGGTGTCGGGCGGCGGCTTCTACTTCGCGAAGGGCGAGGGCGCGATGCTGGAGCACGCGCTGATCCAGTTCTTCCTCGAAGTCCACCGCGAGCAGGGGTACACCGACGTGTTCCCGCCGATCCCGGTGAACTCGAAGTCGATGGAGGGCACCGGCCAGTTCCCGAAGTTCGTCGAGGACGCCTACCGCGTCGGCGACGAGAACGCCGACAAGATCGAAGACGACGACCTGTGGCTCCTCCCGACCGCCGAGGTGCCGGTGACGAACATGTACCGCGACGAGATCCTGCTGGACGACGACCTCCCGGTCAAACACCAGGCGTACTCGCCGAACTTCCGCCGCGAGGCCGGCGAGCACGGCACCGAGACCAGAGGGATCGTCCGCGTCCACCAGTTCAACAAGGTGGAGATGGTCAACTTCGTCCGACCGGAGAACAGCGAGGAGCGCTTCGAGCACCTCGTCGAGGAGGCGGAGGAGGTGCTCAAGCGACTGGGGCTGCCGTACCGCATCCTCGAGATGTGCACGGGCGACCTCGGGTTCACCCAGGCGAAGAAGTACGACATCGAGGTGTGGGCGCCCGGCGACGACATGGACGACGGCCCCGAGCAGGGCGGCCGCTGGCTGGAGGTGTCGTCGGTGTCGAACTTCCGCGACTTCCAGGCGCGCCGCGCCGGCCTGCGCTTCCGCCCCGAGCGCCACGAGAGCGCCGAGTACCTCCACACGCTCAACGGCTCGGGCGTCGCCGTCCCGCGCGTCGTCGTCGCGATCCTGGAGTACTTCCAGAACGACGACGGCACCGTCGACGTGCCCGAACCGCTCCAGCCGTACATGGGCGGTCGTGAGGTCATCGAAGGGAGCGAGAAGATCGGCGAGAGCGCCGTCGGCGCCGGCGAGAAGGAGTAG
- a CDS encoding thiolase family protein — translation MATPVIAAAYRTPFGRQGGVFADVRSEDLSVALIDHILDEHDLEPDAVDDLMWGVAQQRGQQDNNVARVIALLSELGEGTPATSINRWCASSMQSIISASDAVAAGNRECIIAGGVESMSNVPMDGDSYQHLHPELSEKYNVFQLQMGMTAEKVAEEYEVSREAQDEFAVRSHQRAAEATDSGRFDDEIVPIETDDGVVTEDEGIRRDTSVETLAGLSPAFTGDGSVTAGNSSQLTDGAAATLVCSKEFADEHGLDVLAEVGTNNVAGVDPTVMGIGPVPATRGLLERAGTDIDDYGLVEVNEAFASQCEYSRRELGIDEDKYNVNGGAIALGHPLGASGARLPVTLIHEMIKRDVDRGLASLCVGFGQGAAIEFSR, via the coding sequence ATGGCAACGCCCGTCATCGCGGCCGCGTATCGCACCCCGTTCGGTCGACAGGGAGGCGTCTTCGCAGACGTCCGCAGCGAGGACCTCTCGGTGGCCCTCATCGACCACATCCTCGACGAGCACGACCTCGAACCCGACGCCGTGGACGACCTCATGTGGGGGGTCGCCCAACAGCGCGGCCAGCAGGACAACAACGTCGCGCGCGTCATCGCGCTCCTCTCGGAACTCGGCGAGGGGACGCCCGCGACGAGCATCAACCGCTGGTGCGCGTCCTCGATGCAGTCGATCATCTCCGCCTCGGACGCCGTCGCCGCGGGCAACCGCGAGTGCATCATCGCGGGCGGCGTCGAGTCGATGAGCAACGTGCCGATGGACGGCGACTCCTACCAGCACCTCCACCCGGAGCTGTCGGAGAAGTACAACGTGTTCCAACTCCAGATGGGGATGACCGCCGAGAAGGTTGCCGAGGAGTACGAAGTGAGCCGCGAGGCGCAAGACGAGTTCGCCGTGCGCTCGCACCAGCGCGCCGCCGAGGCGACGGACTCGGGCCGGTTCGACGACGAGATCGTTCCCATCGAGACCGACGACGGCGTCGTCACCGAGGACGAGGGCATCCGCCGGGACACGAGCGTCGAGACGCTCGCCGGCCTGTCGCCCGCGTTCACCGGCGACGGCTCGGTCACCGCCGGCAACTCCTCGCAACTCACCGACGGTGCCGCCGCCACGCTGGTCTGCTCGAAGGAGTTCGCCGACGAGCACGGCCTCGACGTGCTGGCGGAGGTCGGCACGAACAACGTCGCCGGCGTCGACCCGACCGTGATGGGCATCGGCCCGGTCCCGGCGACGCGCGGCCTGCTGGAGCGCGCCGGCACCGACATCGACGACTACGGCCTGGTCGAGGTGAACGAGGCGTTCGCCTCCCAGTGTGAGTACAGCCGCCGCGAACTCGGCATCGACGAGGACAAGTACAACGTCAACGGCGGCGCCATCGCGCTCGGGCACCCGCTCGGGGCCTCCGGCGCGCGCCTGCCGGTGACGCTCATCCACGAGATGATCAAGCGAGACGTCGACCGCGGGCTGGCGTCGCTGTGCGTCGGCTTCGGGCAGGGCGCCGCAATCGAGTTCAGTCGGTAA
- a CDS encoding ATP-binding protein, producing the protein MSDPAGDVVELLVTVHRYNEDRDLDADDLPPRYRRVFWSESPEDEEGPGGVERPLHVTESTAKTATGIERPWEAIADLLFTERKDFSGEIALSQPEMGIEWIVERATDENLLDNPVLAKIANEADTDAEFSVTHAEAREENRPVRADRVWIDALLGEYFDEEEDAEMLDLVNVKAPEEIEMTLHDLVLTTDQEGEIRKLMKAIEHREYLANIGLREIGKLLFVGPPGTGKTTAARALAHELGLPFVEVKLSMVTSQYLGETAKNVEKTFEVAKRLAPCILFIDEFDSVAKTRKSDEHAALKRAVNTLLKSIDDISLVRDEVLLISATNHPDQLDAAAWRRFDEIVNFPKPDRQMRSDILRVITRQMEIADFDPDEVADRTEGLTGSDLRLVMREAVLEALTEERMSITQTDIMDAVQDFEERDNLKNMDMIDGEGAEVVGDGGGHDHDHDHSHDD; encoded by the coding sequence ATGAGTGACCCGGCAGGGGACGTGGTCGAGCTTCTCGTGACCGTCCACCGCTACAACGAGGACCGCGACCTCGACGCCGACGACCTACCGCCGCGGTACCGCCGTGTCTTCTGGAGCGAGTCGCCCGAAGACGAGGAGGGACCGGGCGGCGTGGAGCGCCCACTCCACGTGACCGAATCGACCGCGAAGACCGCTACGGGCATCGAGCGCCCGTGGGAGGCGATCGCCGACCTCCTGTTCACCGAGCGAAAGGACTTCTCCGGCGAGATCGCGTTGTCTCAGCCCGAAATGGGGATCGAGTGGATCGTGGAGCGCGCGACCGACGAGAACCTCCTCGACAACCCGGTGCTCGCGAAGATCGCGAACGAGGCCGACACCGACGCCGAGTTCTCGGTCACGCACGCCGAGGCGCGCGAGGAGAACCGCCCGGTGCGCGCCGACCGCGTGTGGATCGACGCCCTGCTCGGCGAGTACTTCGACGAGGAGGAGGACGCAGAGATGCTAGACCTCGTCAACGTGAAAGCGCCCGAGGAGATCGAGATGACGCTGCACGACCTCGTCCTCACGACCGATCAGGAGGGCGAGATCCGCAAGCTCATGAAGGCGATCGAGCACCGCGAGTACCTCGCCAACATCGGCCTGCGCGAGATCGGGAAGCTGCTGTTCGTCGGGCCGCCGGGGACGGGGAAGACGACCGCCGCCCGCGCGCTCGCCCACGAACTCGGCCTCCCGTTCGTCGAGGTGAAGCTGTCGATGGTGACGAGCCAGTACCTCGGCGAGACGGCCAAGAACGTCGAGAAGACGTTCGAGGTCGCCAAGCGCCTGGCGCCGTGTATCCTGTTCATCGACGAGTTCGACTCCGTCGCCAAGACGCGCAAGTCCGACGAGCACGCCGCCCTCAAGCGCGCGGTCAACACGCTGCTCAAGAGCATCGACGACATCTCGCTCGTGCGCGACGAGGTGCTGCTCATCTCGGCGACGAACCACCCCGACCAACTCGACGCCGCGGCGTGGCGCCGCTTCGACGAGATCGTCAACTTCCCCAAGCCGGACCGCCAGATGCGCTCGGACATCCTCCGCGTCATCACCCGGCAGATGGAGATCGCCGACTTCGACCCCGACGAGGTCGCCGACCGCACCGAGGGGCTCACCGGGAGCGACCTCCGCCTCGTCATGCGCGAGGCCGTGCTGGAGGCGCTCACCGAAGAGCGGATGTCGATCACCCAGACGGACATCATGGACGCCGTCCAGGACTTCGAGGAGCGCGACAACCTCAAGAACATGGACATGATCGACGGCGAGGGCGCCGAGGTCGTCGGCGACGGCGGCGGGCACGACCACGATCACGACCACTCACACGACGACTGA
- a CDS encoding ArsR/SmtB family transcription factor produces the protein MADDHPSRRTFELLSDEVRLRVITALGDASGSEGYATLAFSDLQRAADVDDSSRLTYHLGELRDEFVEKTDEGYTLTLAGIRAYQAVIAHRSVPEVEVEPFRVPWECESCGGGLEARYEGGRAYLTCGSCGDHRVRYPVDAGRIDPDDPESITVALQNTLIRDYTSMFNGVCPYCTGHVEVDFAFDSDHWDEFDVATDDIPINAACTECSWFVYVNLPAVLRIEEAVQSFFAERGRNIWEEPVWTDEFVWTRESVTRDPIQVEGYFSADGDRLRVVVDEHLTVVEREILEEE, from the coding sequence ATGGCCGACGATCACCCGTCTCGGCGGACCTTCGAACTCCTGTCAGACGAAGTTCGGCTGCGGGTGATCACGGCGCTCGGCGACGCGAGTGGGTCGGAGGGGTACGCGACGCTGGCGTTCTCCGACCTCCAGCGGGCCGCAGACGTCGACGACAGCAGTCGGCTGACCTACCACCTCGGAGAACTCCGAGACGAGTTCGTCGAGAAGACCGACGAGGGGTACACACTCACGCTCGCCGGGATCCGGGCGTACCAGGCGGTGATCGCACACCGGAGTGTGCCCGAGGTCGAGGTGGAGCCGTTCCGAGTGCCGTGGGAGTGCGAGTCCTGTGGCGGTGGGTTAGAAGCGCGGTACGAAGGTGGGAGAGCGTACCTCACGTGTGGGTCGTGTGGGGACCACCGGGTGCGCTATCCAGTCGATGCCGGCAGGATCGATCCAGACGACCCCGAGTCGATCACCGTCGCGCTCCAGAACACGCTGATCAGGGATTACACGTCGATGTTCAACGGGGTGTGCCCGTACTGCACCGGCCACGTCGAGGTCGATTTCGCGTTCGACTCTGATCACTGGGACGAGTTCGACGTCGCCACCGACGACATCCCGATCAACGCCGCCTGTACGGAGTGTTCGTGGTTCGTCTACGTGAACCTCCCCGCTGTGCTCCGGATCGAAGAGGCGGTGCAGTCGTTCTTCGCCGAACGCGGGCGGAACATCTGGGAAGAGCCGGTGTGGACAGACGAGTTCGTCTGGACCCGTGAGTCGGTCACGCGCGACCCGATTCAGGTTGAGGGGTACTTTTCGGCTGACGGCGACCGCCTCCGAGTCGTCGTCGACGAGCACCTGACCGTCGTCGAGCGGGAGATACTCGAAGAAGAGTAG
- a CDS encoding MBL fold metallo-hydrolase, with protein sequence MRVTLLGTGDTTGTPTVGCDCDTCEAARERGVERSRFSVHVENERTGESLLVDLSPDFRHQFLTHDVPLPDAAVVTHIHFDHLDGLGNAYRLFDDLPVYAANEVDPATGESVADTIRTKYDYLDRVTVRDATPFEPTRVCGLDVTFVPVDHPPLVCYGLVIEDPETGAKLSLSGDTSYDVPAESRAALANPDLFLADGIVPARFCEYHPLGGKDEGPDGTPYTFGSKHMTREGALALAEDLGAETTRLVHLAHYYPPDEAFAEPLAVDGETYDL encoded by the coding sequence ATGCGCGTCACGCTCCTCGGCACGGGCGACACCACCGGCACGCCCACCGTCGGGTGCGACTGTGACACCTGCGAGGCGGCGCGCGAGCGCGGCGTCGAGCGCTCGCGCTTCTCGGTCCACGTCGAGAACGAGCGCACCGGCGAGTCGCTGCTGGTCGACCTGTCGCCGGACTTCCGCCACCAGTTCCTCACCCACGACGTCCCCCTCCCCGACGCCGCGGTCGTCACCCACATCCACTTCGACCACCTCGACGGCCTCGGCAACGCCTACCGCCTGTTCGACGACCTCCCCGTGTACGCGGCGAACGAGGTCGACCCCGCGACCGGCGAGTCGGTCGCCGACACGATCCGGACGAAGTACGACTACCTCGACCGCGTCACCGTCCGCGACGCGACTCCGTTCGAGCCGACCCGCGTGTGCGGCCTCGACGTGACGTTCGTCCCGGTCGACCACCCGCCGCTGGTGTGCTACGGGCTCGTAATCGAGGACCCGGAGACGGGTGCGAAGCTGTCGCTGTCGGGCGACACCAGCTACGACGTGCCCGCCGAGTCCCGCGCCGCGCTCGCGAACCCGGACCTCTTCCTCGCCGACGGCATCGTCCCGGCGCGCTTCTGCGAGTATCACCCGCTCGGCGGGAAAGACGAGGGCCCCGACGGCACGCCGTACACGTTCGGATCGAAGCACATGACCCGCGAGGGGGCGCTCGCGCTCGCCGAGGACCTCGGCGCCGAGACGACGCGACTAGTCCACCTCGCCCACTACTACCCGCCCGACGAGGCGTTCGCGGAGCCGCTGGCGGTCGACGGCGAGACGTACGACCTCTGA
- a CDS encoding CARDB domain-containing protein, whose translation MNARSTRAAALVVGLLLVTSVLVPFVGVAGAVPDARVSVTDATVTPATPTAGAPITVAATVRLSGGSASAADLDRVRVVDADGEVLGEATGLGALSPGETLTVPVTLTVDDPGAYDLSVVATVSDSDDETARARFPLSLVVERGAPQVEVRAENAVAGADSRVAVTLSNPTTAALRDLTVSVVDPADGERVDGTVATLAAGASQQVNLSVRPTEAGEQSFQVRVDYTTAAGTRASVTHEGLVTVDELAADVGVRVSRSTGDGDGAAAGGGGAGGLAGIIGAAGGGGGGALQSSGGDEASGDGSRVDVTVTNFGNAAIERVVLVPRGANGTVVAAVGRVAVADALAPGEAATVTVDLANVESAGDIAFVATYDLAGERREAAAAYDFRPKRGAVELTGLNVSVGEDGRVTIGGNLGNVGGSEVTGVVVGVADGEFAAAAYPQRDYFVGSVAASEFAPFRVTARVDTENTSTVPVQVTYTTGDDRVTTVVDVPLPADERQGRPVGVFGGFGAVGGVLLAIGLAIPAAVGLLVRRYR comes from the coding sequence TTGAACGCCCGTTCAACCCGGGCAGCGGCCCTCGTCGTCGGCCTCCTGCTCGTCACGTCGGTCCTCGTCCCGTTCGTCGGCGTCGCCGGCGCGGTGCCCGACGCCCGCGTCTCCGTCACCGACGCGACCGTCACACCGGCCACCCCGACGGCCGGCGCACCGATCACCGTCGCGGCGACCGTCCGCCTCTCGGGCGGGAGCGCGTCCGCCGCCGACCTCGACCGCGTCCGCGTCGTCGACGCCGACGGCGAGGTGCTCGGCGAGGCGACCGGCCTCGGCGCGCTCTCGCCCGGCGAGACGCTCACGGTACCGGTCACCCTCACCGTCGACGACCCCGGCGCGTACGACCTCTCGGTCGTCGCGACCGTCTCCGACAGCGACGACGAGACCGCCAGGGCGCGCTTCCCCCTCTCGCTTGTCGTCGAACGGGGCGCCCCGCAGGTCGAAGTCCGTGCGGAGAACGCCGTCGCCGGCGCCGACTCCCGCGTCGCGGTGACGCTCTCGAACCCGACGACCGCCGCGCTGCGCGACCTCACCGTCTCGGTCGTCGACCCCGCCGACGGCGAGCGCGTCGACGGCACCGTCGCCACGCTCGCCGCTGGCGCGAGTCAACAGGTGAACCTCTCGGTCCGCCCGACCGAGGCGGGCGAGCAGTCGTTCCAGGTCCGCGTCGACTACACCACCGCCGCGGGCACGCGCGCCTCCGTCACCCACGAGGGACTCGTCACGGTCGACGAACTGGCCGCCGACGTCGGCGTCCGCGTCTCGCGGTCGACCGGCGACGGCGACGGCGCGGCCGCGGGCGGCGGCGGTGCGGGCGGCCTCGCGGGCATCATCGGCGCCGCGGGCGGCGGCGGAGGCGGCGCGCTTCAGTCGTCCGGCGGCGACGAGGCGTCGGGCGACGGGTCCCGTGTCGACGTGACCGTGACCAACTTCGGCAACGCCGCCATCGAGCGCGTCGTGCTCGTCCCGCGCGGCGCGAACGGCACCGTCGTCGCCGCGGTCGGCCGCGTCGCCGTCGCCGACGCGCTGGCTCCGGGCGAGGCGGCGACCGTGACCGTCGACCTCGCGAACGTGGAGTCGGCGGGCGACATCGCGTTCGTCGCGACGTACGACCTCGCGGGCGAGCGCCGGGAGGCGGCCGCCGCCTACGACTTCCGCCCGAAGCGCGGCGCCGTCGAGTTGACCGGCCTCAACGTCTCCGTCGGCGAGGACGGGCGCGTCACCATCGGCGGCAACCTCGGCAACGTCGGCGGGTCCGAGGTGACCGGCGTCGTCGTCGGCGTCGCCGACGGCGAGTTCGCCGCGGCGGCGTACCCGCAGCGCGACTACTTCGTCGGCTCCGTCGCCGCCAGTGAGTTCGCTCCCTTCCGCGTCACCGCCCGTGTCGACACGGAAAACACCTCGACCGTCCCGGTGCAGGTCACGTACACGACCGGCGACGACCGCGTGACGACGGTGGTCGACGTACCGCTCCCGGCAGACGAGCGACAGGGACGCCCGGTCGGCGTCTTCGGCGGCTTCGGGGCGGTCGGGGGTGTCCTCCTCGCGATCGGACTGGCGATTCCCGCCGCCGTCGGACTGCTCGTCCGTCGGTACCGATGA
- a CDS encoding ABC transporter ATP-binding protein: MSDDWAADAVEGASVDGAPAADDGDAVREEGTVGDAAVDHDARVRAGELAARIPDATVPPLRLVDVTKRYDGGGGTVTALSHVDFAVDAGEVIAVIGPSGSGKSTMLNLLGLLDDPTEGHVELHGSPVAGRSERERTNVRRETIGFVFQDFHLIPTLSAVENVRLPTAFLPGDYTDRAVDLLERVGLGDRLDHTPDELSGGQKQRVAIARSLINEPDVLLADEPTGNLDRDTGVSVLEEIRTIAQGGVGVVAVTHDDLVTEYADRTVELVDGVIGDA, from the coding sequence ATGAGCGACGACTGGGCCGCCGACGCGGTCGAGGGGGCGAGCGTCGACGGCGCACCCGCCGCCGACGACGGTGACGCGGTTCGCGAGGAAGGCACCGTCGGCGACGCGGCTGTCGACCACGACGCCCGCGTCCGCGCTGGCGAGTTGGCCGCACGCATCCCCGACGCGACCGTCCCGCCGCTGCGACTCGTCGACGTGACCAAGCGCTACGACGGCGGCGGCGGCACCGTCACCGCTCTCTCGCACGTCGACTTCGCGGTGGACGCCGGCGAAGTGATCGCCGTCATCGGCCCCTCGGGGTCCGGGAAGTCGACGATGCTGAACCTGCTCGGCCTGCTCGACGACCCCACCGAGGGGCACGTCGAACTCCACGGCTCGCCCGTCGCGGGTCGCTCCGAGCGCGAGCGGACGAACGTCCGCCGGGAGACGATTGGGTTCGTCTTCCAGGACTTCCACCTCATCCCCACCCTCTCGGCAGTCGAGAACGTCCGGCTCCCGACCGCGTTCCTCCCCGGCGACTACACCGACCGCGCGGTCGACCTCCTCGAACGGGTGGGGCTCGGCGACCGCCTCGACCACACGCCCGACGAGCTATCGGGCGGGCAGAAACAGCGCGTCGCCATCGCGCGCTCGCTGATCAACGAACCCGACGTGCTCTTGGCCGACGAGCCAACGGGCAACCTCGACCGCGACACCGGCGTCTCGGTGCTGGAAGAGATTCGGACCATCGCCCAGGGCGGCGTCGGCGTCGTCGCCGTCACCCACGACGACCTCGTGACCGAGTACGCCGACCGCACCGTCGAGTTAGTCGACGGGGTGATCGGCGATGCGTGA
- a CDS encoding ABC transporter permease has protein sequence MRDPADGASGDRLAALADALDRRFPAVSLAMRNLSRQRLRAGLAALGIVIGVFAVVSLGMLGTALQGAATEELGGLGNQVIISPAPETDSDVLNGRDLAVIDRAAAGRGEVVRLKSTGATVSGSGGQSFAQVYGTTNPAALFGDAPGVPDYHRQGALVGADVAGALDLRVGSQVAIEGNTYRVVAVLPEQSSITPLRADSAVVLPPGEFATDGFSQVVVQANTGGDAEAIASEVRDGLNARERRVSVFSLTSVLDRITEFFALLNGFLLAVAGVSLVVAGVSIFNVMLMTVSERRGEIGVLRAVGIHRDQVLRTLLVEATLLGVGGGALGVALGTVGVVLVALNTELPLAAVLVPANALVGLGAFAFGATVALVGGLYPAYRAAWEPPVESLRG, from the coding sequence ATGCGTGACCCCGCCGACGGCGCCAGCGGCGACCGCCTCGCGGCACTCGCCGACGCGCTCGACCGCCGCTTTCCGGCGGTGTCGCTGGCGATGCGGAACCTCTCGCGGCAACGGCTCCGAGCGGGACTGGCGGCGCTCGGCATCGTCATCGGCGTGTTCGCGGTCGTCTCGCTGGGGATGCTCGGCACGGCGCTGCAGGGCGCGGCTACGGAGGAACTCGGTGGCCTCGGCAACCAGGTGATCATCAGCCCGGCGCCGGAGACCGACTCGGACGTGCTGAACGGTCGCGATCTGGCGGTGATCGACCGCGCGGCGGCGGGTCGCGGCGAGGTCGTCCGGCTGAAGTCGACCGGCGCGACGGTGTCGGGGAGCGGCGGCCAGTCGTTCGCACAAGTGTACGGGACGACGAACCCTGCCGCGCTGTTCGGCGACGCGCCGGGCGTCCCCGACTACCACCGGCAAGGTGCGCTCGTCGGCGCCGACGTGGCCGGTGCGCTCGACCTCCGCGTGGGCTCGCAGGTCGCCATCGAGGGGAACACCTACCGCGTCGTCGCCGTCCTCCCCGAGCAGTCGAGCATCACGCCGCTGCGGGCGGACTCGGCGGTCGTGCTCCCGCCGGGCGAGTTCGCCACCGACGGCTTCTCGCAGGTGGTCGTGCAGGCGAACACCGGGGGCGACGCCGAGGCCATCGCGAGTGAGGTGCGCGACGGACTGAACGCCCGCGAGCGCCGCGTCTCGGTGTTCTCGCTGACGAGCGTCCTCGACCGCATCACGGAGTTCTTCGCGCTGCTCAACGGCTTCCTCCTCGCGGTCGCGGGCGTGTCGCTCGTCGTCGCGGGCGTCTCCATCTTCAACGTCATGCTGATGACCGTCTCCGAACGTCGCGGTGAGATCGGCGTGCTCCGCGCCGTCGGCATCCACCGAGACCAGGTGCTCCGGACGCTGCTGGTCGAGGCGACCCTGCTTGGGGTGGGCGGCGGCGCGTTGGGCGTCGCCCTCGGCACCGTGGGCGTGGTCCTCGTCGCGCTCAACACCGAACTCCCGCTCGCGGCGGTGCTCGTCCCGGCGAACGCGCTCGTCGGCTTGGGGGCGTTCGCCTTCGGCGCGACGGTCGCGCTCGTCGGCGGCCTCTACCCCGCGTACCGCGCGGCGTGGGAGCCGCCGGTTGAGTCACTCCGGGGATAA